In Panacibacter ginsenosidivorans, the following proteins share a genomic window:
- a CDS encoding cupin domain-containing protein, whose protein sequence is MYRAIDLINYYKLIPHPEGGYYKETYRAVESIAHNALPGRFKGVRNFSTAIYFLLQENNFSSFHRIQSDECWHFYAGGRMLIHLIDAHGNLETIKLGPDILSGERLQFVVPAGCWFASETMPATSFSLVGCTVAPGFDFADFELANADELSNQYPQHEVLIRRLTR, encoded by the coding sequence ATGTATAGAGCAATCGATCTTATTAATTATTACAAATTAATTCCTCATCCGGAAGGTGGCTATTATAAAGAAACTTACCGGGCTGTGGAAAGTATTGCACATAATGCTTTACCCGGAAGATTTAAAGGAGTAAGAAATTTCTCAACAGCAATTTATTTTCTGCTGCAGGAAAATAATTTTTCTTCGTTCCATCGCATACAAAGTGACGAATGCTGGCATTTTTATGCAGGTGGCCGTATGCTTATCCACTTAATTGATGCACATGGAAATCTTGAAACAATTAAACTTGGCCCTGATATTTTGAGTGGAGAAAGGCTCCAATTCGTTGTACCGGCAGGGTGCTGGTTTGCGTCTGAAACGATGCCGGCAACTTCATTCAGCCTTGTTGGCTGTACTGTAGCGCCTGGATTTGACTTTGCAGATTTTGAACTGGCAAATGCAGATGAGTTAAGCAACCAATATCCACAGCACGAAGTATTGATAAGAAGGCTTACAAGATAA
- a CDS encoding RNA polymerase sigma factor, with product MKKDVYANITDQQLLDNYYAGHDSQWLGILLQRYTMLLLGVCMKYLKNEEESKDAVQQIFLKAITELQRYKVDYFKSWLYMVARNHCLMKLRDKNGRAVREINDNMPLAADIPEPALQIEKDKLLTYVGLSLNELTAEQKTCVTLFYLEKKSYTEIAAITGFTLMQVKSYIQNGKRNLKILVEKKMKA from the coding sequence GTGAAGAAAGACGTTTACGCAAATATCACCGACCAACAATTGCTTGACAATTATTATGCGGGCCATGATAGTCAGTGGTTGGGTATATTGTTACAACGCTATACCATGTTGTTGCTGGGTGTGTGCATGAAGTATTTAAAGAATGAAGAAGAATCAAAAGATGCAGTACAACAAATATTTTTAAAGGCGATAACTGAACTGCAGCGTTATAAGGTTGATTATTTTAAAAGCTGGTTGTACATGGTGGCACGGAATCATTGCCTGATGAAACTGCGGGATAAGAATGGAAGAGCAGTAAGAGAAATAAATGATAATATGCCATTGGCTGCAGACATTCCGGAGCCTGCATTGCAGATAGAAAAAGATAAGCTGCTTACTTATGTAGGGCTTTCACTGAATGAACTTACTGCTGAGCAGAAAACATGCGTAACTTTATTTTACCTCGAAAAGAAAAGCTATACAGAGATTGCTGCAATTACGGGCTTTACATTAATGCAGGTAAAGAGCTACATACAAAACGGTAAACGCAATTTAAAAATTCTTGTAGAAAAAAAGATGAAAGCATAG
- the glgP gene encoding alpha-glucan family phosphorylase, translating to MNFRSFQVPYQVDEQYSTRTAYFSMEFAVHNALKIYSGGLGFLAGSHMRSAYELKQNLIGIGILWKYGYYDQARNQDQTLQVTWMEKIYSFLEDPGIKFQILIHEHPVWVKAYYLNPETFNTAPMFLLSTDLPENDYVSQTITHRLYDANVATKVAQFILLGVGGAKLVDELGFAPDFYHLNEAHGISSAFYLLNKFKSVEMVRKHLVFTTHTPEEAGNEKHDIYLCHKMSYFCGLSIDEVRKLTGLKDDQFNHSLVALRFAKISNGVSQLHGHVSREMWGKYEGICPIISITNAQNWRYWADKQSYRAMEEGNDWAFDDRKKYLKKRAFNNVIADQTGKLFDPNILTIVWARRFAGYKRADMITQDKERFEALMHNKKYPIQIIWAGKPYPLDYPAITQFNSLVHLSKNYKNMAVLIGYELWLSKRLKQSADIWLNNPRVPREASGTSGMTAAMNGAVNFSTDDGWIPEFINHGHNGFVVPKADYENMTVHEQDEYDLNKMYDILENQVLPLYYDNYDTWRQIMKNGMRDVRFQFDSNRMAHEYYELMYK from the coding sequence ATGAATTTTAGAAGTTTCCAGGTTCCTTATCAGGTTGACGAGCAGTATTCAACAAGAACGGCTTACTTCTCCATGGAGTTTGCAGTACATAATGCATTAAAAATTTACAGTGGCGGACTTGGTTTTTTAGCGGGCTCTCACATGCGCAGTGCGTATGAATTAAAACAGAATTTAATTGGCATAGGTATATTATGGAAATATGGTTATTACGACCAGGCACGCAACCAGGATCAGACTTTGCAGGTTACGTGGATGGAAAAAATTTATTCATTTCTTGAAGATCCCGGCATCAAGTTTCAGATACTAATTCATGAACATCCTGTGTGGGTTAAAGCATATTATTTAAACCCGGAAACATTTAATACAGCACCCATGTTTTTGCTGAGTACAGATCTTCCGGAAAATGATTATGTATCTCAAACTATTACACACCGTTTATACGATGCGAATGTTGCAACAAAAGTTGCACAATTTATTTTGCTTGGTGTTGGTGGTGCAAAGCTTGTAGATGAATTGGGTTTTGCTCCTGACTTCTATCATTTGAATGAAGCACATGGTATTTCATCTGCATTTTATTTGCTTAATAAATTCAAGAGCGTGGAAATGGTGCGTAAACATTTAGTATTTACCACACACACACCTGAAGAAGCAGGCAATGAAAAACATGATATTTATCTCTGCCATAAAATGAGTTATTTCTGTGGTTTAAGTATTGATGAAGTACGAAAACTTACAGGTTTAAAAGATGACCAGTTCAACCATTCATTGGTTGCATTGCGTTTTGCAAAAATATCCAATGGTGTTTCACAGTTGCACGGGCACGTATCCCGTGAAATGTGGGGCAAGTATGAAGGCATTTGCCCGATCATTTCTATAACCAATGCACAGAACTGGCGCTATTGGGCAGATAAACAATCTTACCGTGCAATGGAAGAAGGCAATGACTGGGCATTTGATGACCGAAAAAAATATTTGAAGAAAAGAGCATTCAATAATGTTATCGCAGACCAGACAGGGAAACTGTTTGACCCCAATATTCTTACCATCGTTTGGGCACGCAGGTTTGCAGGTTATAAACGTGCAGACATGATAACACAGGATAAGGAAAGATTTGAGGCGCTGATGCATAATAAAAAATATCCTATCCAGATCATCTGGGCCGGAAAGCCTTACCCGCTTGATTATCCGGCTATCACGCAATTCAACAGTCTTGTACATTTAAGCAAGAACTATAAGAATATGGCAGTGCTTATTGGCTATGAATTATGGTTAAGCAAACGTTTGAAACAGTCTGCAGATATCTGGTTAAACAATCCACGTGTGCCACGCGAAGCATCAGGAACCAGTGGTATGACGGCAGCCATGAATGGCGCAGTGAATTTCTCCACAGATGATGGATGGATACCGGAGTTTATTAATCATGGTCACAATGGTTTTGTAGTACCGAAAGCAGATTACGAAAATATGACCGTACATGAGCAGGATGAGTATGATCTTAATAAAATGTACGACATTCTTGAAAACCAGGTATTGCCTTTATACTATGACAACTACGATACATGGAGACAGATCATGAAAAATGGTATGCGTGATGTGCGTTTCCAGTTTGACAGCAATCGTATGGCACATGAGTATTATGAATTAATGTATAAATAA
- a CDS encoding gliding motility-associated C-terminal domain-containing protein, with amino-acid sequence MAGNVHRYNSLLQDGWLTKFSSNGTVQWSRHYKTNVYNYVVLNTVIAVEDENFILAGNVGNVDTSFPITHLSQYAFLIKVNKYGNPIWSKILGKINVTSLTEPFSDVSGIEITKEGDYILAVNYLANKDYNVIVRTDKNGNTKWATIIQSTIQHATLGAPKIKQLKNGAIVSANFIGFADDAHPYQQQGYYFTSLNSETGALNWERFLLDTDTLSFTQKVFGEITGFTELPGGKLRFISSYADTKYFYGRETKKLFNYITDSLGFLSKVISYTNDSPPLYASSGTNIANTGNRVILMDNADTAFLMEVEPEGNIKWQKSYPGLGRSQETNALFSTEFGHYFFSFTQNGGSKFLQLIKTDPFGNGGCIGAPKNIKANDATTAFINRPIHLVYQQPSVQWNDFSLLSSADYFIKGEYGCKQLCCTDVTDTASKINLCNISSYILPNNDTIKNSGTYTIKFKTIKGCDSLVYYNVDFAFTPQLSLGADRCLGQKDTIILKTQEGYTNYVWDGLNTTENTFSVHEPGVYKVNVTNRCGFKEDTINVFKQCEFEIHMPNAFTPNGDNVNDIFRVPPQVNNLLVSFTVFNRWGQIVFRTSNISEGWNGMLKNYPAPSGTYVYYVVMKSIDGRKNISKSGYLTLVR; translated from the coding sequence ATGGCAGGAAATGTACATCGTTATAACTCTTTGTTACAAGATGGGTGGCTTACAAAATTTTCATCAAATGGAACTGTTCAATGGAGCAGGCATTATAAAACGAATGTTTACAATTATGTTGTTTTAAATACTGTTATAGCAGTAGAAGACGAAAATTTTATTCTTGCTGGAAATGTGGGAAATGTAGATACAAGCTTTCCCATAACGCATCTTTCTCAATATGCATTTTTAATAAAAGTGAATAAATATGGCAACCCAATATGGTCTAAAATACTTGGAAAAATAAATGTTACTTCACTTACTGAACCGTTTTCCGATGTGAGCGGTATTGAAATAACTAAAGAAGGAGATTATATTTTAGCTGTTAATTATTTAGCTAATAAAGACTATAATGTTATTGTAAGAACAGATAAAAATGGAAATACAAAATGGGCCACAATAATCCAGTCAACTATTCAGCATGCAACGTTGGGTGCTCCAAAAATAAAACAGCTAAAAAATGGCGCAATTGTATCTGCAAATTTTATTGGATTCGCTGATGATGCGCACCCTTACCAGCAACAGGGATATTATTTTACTTCCTTAAACAGCGAAACAGGAGCGCTTAACTGGGAAAGATTTTTACTTGATACGGATACGCTCTCCTTTACCCAGAAAGTGTTTGGCGAAATAACAGGATTTACTGAATTGCCTGGCGGTAAACTTAGATTTATTAGTTCTTATGCTGATACAAAATACTTTTATGGAAGAGAAACAAAAAAATTGTTCAATTATATAACAGACAGCCTTGGTTTTCTTTCAAAGGTAATAAGCTATACAAATGATAGCCCGCCTTTATATGCCTCATCAGGTACTAATATAGCAAATACCGGAAACAGGGTGATACTAATGGATAATGCAGATACCGCTTTTCTTATGGAAGTAGAGCCTGAGGGAAATATAAAATGGCAAAAATCTTACCCCGGACTTGGACGAAGCCAGGAAACAAATGCATTATTTAGTACAGAATTTGGTCATTACTTTTTTTCATTTACTCAGAATGGGGGAAGCAAATTTTTACAGCTTATTAAAACTGATCCCTTTGGCAATGGAGGATGTATCGGAGCTCCTAAAAATATAAAAGCAAATGATGCCACTACAGCATTTATTAACCGGCCCATTCATTTAGTATATCAACAGCCTTCTGTGCAATGGAACGATTTTTCTTTATTATCATCAGCTGACTATTTTATTAAAGGGGAATATGGCTGTAAGCAACTTTGCTGCACTGATGTAACTGATACTGCATCTAAGATAAATTTATGTAATATTTCATCTTATATTTTACCTAATAACGATACCATTAAAAACTCCGGCACTTATACTATTAAGTTCAAAACAATTAAAGGTTGTGACAGTCTGGTATACTACAATGTAGATTTCGCTTTCACTCCACAATTAAGCCTGGGAGCAGACAGGTGCCTGGGACAGAAAGATACCATTATTTTAAAAACACAGGAGGGTTATACCAATTATGTGTGGGATGGACTCAATACGACTGAAAATACTTTTTCTGTTCATGAGCCCGGAGTTTATAAAGTTAATGTTACAAACCGCTGTGGGTTTAAAGAAGATACCATTAACGTATTTAAACAATGCGAATTTGAAATACATATGCCAAATGCATTTACACCAAATGGTGACAATGTGAATGACATTTTTCGTGTACCACCACAGGTGAATAACCTCCTTGTAAGCTTTACGGTTTTCAACCGTTGGGGGCAGATAGTTTTTAGAACTTCTAATATTTCTGAAGGCTGGAATGGAATGCTTAAAAATTATCCTGCACCTTCCGGCACTTATGTCTATTATGTAGTTATGAAATCAATCGATGGTAGAAAAAACATAAGTAAAAGCGGTTATTTAACATTAGTTAGATAA
- a CDS encoding ABC-F family ATP-binding cassette domain-containing protein produces the protein MISVKNVTLAYGKRVLFDEVNLNFIKGNCYGVIGANGAGKSTFLKILSGEIEPNKGTVEITPGERMAVLKQNQFEFDECTVLNTVMMGHKHLWNVMHEREAIYAKADFTEEDGMRAGELEGEFGEMGGYEAESNAGSLLSDLGVKDIYHQTLMKDIPGTLKVRVLLAQAIFGNPDILLLDEPTNGLDIETIGWLENFLADYENIVLVVSHDRHFLDTICTHVADVDKRKIKIYTGNYTFWYESSQLIARQLTDKNKKMEEKRQALLDFIARFSANASKSKQATSRKKALEKLNIEEIEPSNRKYPGIIFQPLREVGNQILNVENLSKSVDGRKLFDKLSFSIHKGEKIAMLSKDPLAVTAFFEIINGNATADSGKFEWGTTITKAYLPLENQEFFTEGLTLLDWLRQFVPAHVTDADEPFLRGFLGKMLFSGDDIMKKTNVLSGGEKVRCMISRMMLQNPNLIVLDQPTNHLDLESIQSFNDGCQTFPGIVLLTSHDHTFMQTVANRVIEITPKGTIDRLMTFDEYIEDTRVHALREEMYA, from the coding sequence ATGATAAGTGTAAAAAATGTAACGCTGGCTTATGGCAAGCGTGTTTTGTTTGATGAGGTTAACCTGAATTTTATAAAGGGTAACTGTTATGGTGTTATTGGTGCAAATGGCGCCGGTAAAAGTACTTTTCTAAAAATCCTGAGCGGTGAAATTGAGCCAAATAAAGGTACGGTAGAAATTACCCCTGGTGAGCGTATGGCCGTACTAAAGCAGAACCAGTTTGAGTTTGACGAATGCACCGTATTGAATACCGTGATGATGGGCCACAAACATTTGTGGAATGTAATGCATGAACGTGAAGCAATTTACGCAAAAGCAGATTTTACAGAAGAAGATGGTATGCGTGCCGGTGAACTGGAAGGCGAATTTGGCGAAATGGGCGGCTACGAAGCGGAAAGCAATGCAGGCAGCCTCTTGAGCGATCTTGGTGTAAAAGATATTTATCATCAGACTTTGATGAAAGATATTCCGGGTACGTTGAAAGTGCGTGTGTTATTGGCACAGGCAATCTTTGGCAATCCTGATATTTTATTATTGGATGAACCGACCAACGGTCTTGATATAGAAACCATCGGCTGGCTCGAAAACTTTTTGGCAGATTACGAAAACATTGTGTTGGTGGTAAGCCATGACCGTCACTTTTTAGATACCATTTGTACGCATGTTGCCGACGTTGATAAAAGAAAAATTAAGATATATACGGGTAACTATACTTTCTGGTATGAGAGTTCGCAGTTGATCGCAAGACAGTTGACTGACAAGAACAAGAAAATGGAAGAGAAACGCCAGGCATTGCTTGACTTCATTGCGCGTTTCTCTGCAAATGCTTCCAAGAGTAAACAGGCTACTTCAAGAAAGAAAGCATTAGAAAAACTGAACATCGAAGAGATAGAACCATCCAACAGAAAATATCCCGGCATCATTTTTCAGCCATTGCGTGAAGTCGGCAACCAGATTTTGAATGTTGAAAATCTCAGCAAAAGTGTTGATGGCAGAAAGTTGTTTGATAAACTTTCTTTCAGTATTCACAAAGGTGAGAAGATCGCAATGTTGAGTAAAGATCCATTGGCTGTTACCGCTTTCTTCGAAATCATTAATGGCAACGCAACTGCGGATAGCGGAAAATTTGAATGGGGCACTACTATTACAAAAGCATATTTGCCTTTAGAGAACCAGGAATTCTTTACAGAAGGTTTAACGCTGTTAGATTGGTTGCGCCAATTTGTTCCTGCGCATGTTACAGATGCTGATGAGCCTTTCCTGCGTGGTTTTTTGGGTAAGATGTTGTTTAGCGGTGATGACATTATGAAGAAAACCAATGTGCTGAGTGGTGGTGAAAAAGTGCGTTGCATGATCAGCCGGATGATGTTGCAAAACCCAAATCTTATTGTGCTCGACCAGCCAACCAATCACCTGGATCTTGAAAGCATTCAAAGTTTCAACGATGGTTGTCAAACTTTCCCCGGCATTGTGTTGCTCACATCTCATGACCACACGTTCATGCAAACTGTTGCCAATCGTGTTATTGAAATAACGCCTAAAGGAACCATCGACAGGTTAATGACATTTGATGAATATATTGAAGATACAAGAGTACATGCATTAAGAGAAGAGATGTATGCGTAA
- a CDS encoding SDR family oxidoreductase: MKKATPQQRPGSESAMHPDPVSNDLKVAATPKLKNKVALITGGDSGIGKAVAILFAKEGADIAISYWKEHKDAKDTKTTIEEQYGRKCILIPGDISNEQHCKQVIKETIKTFKKINVLVNNAAIHYEAKSLEDITTKHLKHTFEVNIYSMFFITKYALLHMRKGSSIINTSSVTAYRGSKALIDYSATKGAIVSFTRSLSENLVQKGIRVNGVAPGPIWTPLIVSSFDKKRIKEHGKKAPMQRPGEPVEVAPSYLFLACDDSSYISGQFLHPNGGEIING, from the coding sequence ATGAAAAAAGCTACACCTCAACAAAGACCTGGCAGTGAAAGTGCCATGCACCCTGATCCCGTGAGTAATGACCTGAAAGTTGCTGCGACACCAAAGCTTAAAAATAAAGTTGCATTGATAACAGGCGGAGATAGCGGCATCGGAAAAGCTGTAGCTATTCTCTTTGCAAAAGAAGGCGCAGATATAGCGATATCTTATTGGAAAGAACATAAGGATGCAAAAGATACTAAAACAACCATCGAAGAACAGTATGGTAGAAAATGCATATTGATACCCGGAGATATAAGCAATGAGCAACATTGCAAACAGGTGATTAAAGAAACGATTAAGACATTTAAAAAAATTAATGTGCTCGTAAATAATGCCGCCATTCATTATGAAGCAAAGAGCCTTGAAGATATTACTACAAAGCACCTGAAGCACACGTTTGAAGTAAATATTTACTCCATGTTCTTCATAACAAAGTATGCATTGCTGCATATGCGAAAAGGAAGCAGTATTATTAATACTTCATCCGTTACGGCATACCGCGGTAGTAAAGCTTTGATCGATTATTCGGCAACCAAAGGCGCTATCGTTTCTTTTACGCGTAGCTTGTCAGAAAACCTTGTGCAGAAAGGCATACGTGTAAACGGTGTTGCACCCGGCCCGATATGGACGCCATTGATCGTTTCGAGTTTTGATAAGAAACGTATTAAAGAACACGGGAAGAAAGCTCCCATGCAAAGGCCAGGAGAGCCTGTTGAAGTAGCGCCGTCTTATTTGTTTCTTGCATGCGATGACAGCAGTTATATCTCCGGACAATTCCTGCATCCGAATGGTGGCGAGATCATTAATGGTTAG
- the ligD gene encoding DNA ligase D codes for MSLSTYHKKRDFKQTREPKGSAARKKGSRFVVQRHDASHLHYDFRLELGGVLKSWAVPKGPSLNPSEKRLAVMVEDHPVDYITFKGTIPKGNYGAGTVQIWDNGTFIPVDEKHEPITEAKALANIKKGEIKFSLKGKKLKGEFVLVRLKKDEKNWLMIKHKDDYSVNKLYDAEDEKNGVIAKKTVASIRHGKAKKIATYIKPMLASIAKNAFDDKDWLFEIKWDGYRAIAEIKKGEVKFYSRNGIDFSERFPAIVKELQKIKHDVILDGEIVLLNDKNLPDFQKLQHYENHLNYPLMYYVFDMLMLDGKSTTELPLTDRKELVKKMLKKNGVIRYCDDVDEKGISFFATAKEQGLEGIIAKKKDSTYAKGARSKEWLKIKNVQSTESVIVGYTEPKGGRHHFGSLILANKKGKGWQYRGHVGTGFNNDLLASLKKLMKPLETDASPFKEEVPVNGETTWLKPKLVADIAYTEITRDGSFRHPVFLRLRDEKNISAVNDESENAIEPVAKERKVTIGKDVIVITNQHKIFWPDEGYTKGDLVNYYDSISKYILPHLKNRPLSLKRNPNGIRDAGFFHKDAGEHAPKYASVFPVHSESSNKTVDYIVCNNKATLLYLANLGCIEINPWNSTVQKPDHPTWMVIDIDPSDKNDFTQVVDVALVTKEILDQAGIISFCKTSGASGLHVYAPMKNKYDYNTVKDFAHIIASLVHEQLPDTTSIERSLSKRGPHIYIDYLQNRSGQTLASVYSLRPVEGANASAALEWKEVNHKLHPSQFNIQNMPERLEKKHDLFSKVLTTSNNIQKALKLLNV; via the coding sequence ATGAGTTTAAGCACTTATCATAAAAAAAGAGACTTTAAACAAACACGAGAACCAAAAGGAAGTGCAGCAAGGAAAAAAGGTTCTCGTTTTGTTGTTCAAAGGCATGATGCCTCTCATCTTCATTATGATTTTCGCCTGGAGTTGGGAGGTGTGTTGAAAAGTTGGGCTGTGCCAAAAGGCCCTTCATTGAATCCTTCTGAGAAAAGATTGGCGGTAATGGTCGAAGATCACCCGGTTGATTATATTACTTTCAAAGGAACCATTCCGAAAGGCAATTATGGAGCGGGTACAGTGCAGATTTGGGATAATGGAACGTTTATCCCTGTTGATGAAAAGCACGAACCAATAACAGAAGCAAAAGCATTGGCAAACATAAAAAAGGGTGAAATAAAATTTTCGCTGAAAGGAAAAAAATTAAAAGGTGAGTTTGTTTTGGTACGCCTGAAGAAAGATGAGAAGAACTGGTTAATGATAAAACACAAGGATGACTATTCTGTAAATAAGTTGTACGATGCTGAAGATGAAAAGAATGGCGTAATAGCAAAGAAAACGGTAGCGTCAATAAGACATGGAAAAGCAAAAAAAATAGCGACTTACATAAAGCCAATGCTTGCATCAATTGCTAAGAATGCATTTGATGATAAAGACTGGTTGTTTGAAATAAAATGGGATGGGTATCGTGCTATAGCTGAAATAAAAAAAGGTGAAGTGAAATTTTATTCACGTAATGGTATAGATTTTTCAGAACGTTTTCCAGCTATAGTAAAAGAACTGCAAAAGATAAAACATGATGTAATACTCGATGGTGAGATCGTTTTGCTGAACGATAAAAATCTTCCCGATTTTCAAAAGCTGCAGCATTACGAAAATCATTTGAATTATCCTTTGATGTATTATGTTTTCGATATGCTGATGTTGGATGGAAAATCAACAACAGAGCTTCCATTGACAGACAGGAAAGAACTGGTGAAAAAAATGTTGAAGAAGAATGGTGTTATCCGTTACTGCGATGACGTTGATGAAAAAGGCATTTCATTTTTTGCAACTGCAAAAGAACAAGGACTCGAGGGAATTATTGCAAAAAAGAAAGACAGCACTTATGCAAAAGGCGCACGCAGTAAAGAATGGCTTAAGATAAAAAATGTGCAAAGCACCGAATCTGTTATTGTTGGTTATACAGAACCAAAAGGAGGGAGGCATCATTTCGGATCTTTGATACTTGCAAATAAAAAAGGAAAAGGCTGGCAATATCGCGGTCATGTAGGCACAGGTTTTAACAATGATCTGCTTGCATCCCTAAAAAAATTAATGAAGCCTTTGGAAACAGATGCTTCACCATTTAAAGAGGAAGTGCCGGTTAATGGTGAGACAACATGGCTCAAGCCGAAACTGGTTGCCGATATTGCATATACAGAAATAACAAGAGATGGCAGCTTTCGCCATCCCGTATTTTTAAGATTACGTGACGAAAAAAATATAAGTGCTGTGAACGATGAAAGTGAAAATGCAATAGAACCTGTTGCCAAAGAAAGAAAAGTAACTATTGGGAAAGATGTTATTGTCATCACCAATCAACATAAGATTTTCTGGCCCGATGAAGGTTATACGAAAGGCGATCTGGTAAATTATTATGACAGTATTTCAAAATATATACTGCCGCATTTAAAGAACAGACCATTATCGCTGAAGCGAAATCCAAACGGTATCAGAGATGCAGGGTTTTTTCATAAAGATGCAGGTGAACATGCACCAAAATATGCTTCTGTATTTCCTGTGCACAGTGAGAGCAGCAACAAGACAGTTGATTATATTGTGTGCAACAATAAAGCAACATTATTGTATCTCGCCAATCTTGGTTGTATTGAGATCAATCCATGGAACAGCACTGTTCAAAAACCTGATCATCCAACCTGGATGGTAATTGATATTGATCCTTCCGATAAAAATGATTTTACGCAGGTTGTAGATGTTGCGCTTGTTACAAAAGAAATTTTAGACCAGGCAGGTATAATAAGTTTTTGTAAAACATCCGGCGCCTCCGGGTTGCATGTTTATGCGCCAATGAAAAATAAATATGATTATAATACGGTAAAAGATTTTGCGCACATCATTGCATCATTGGTTCATGAACAGTTACCGGATACAACTTCTATAGAGCGTTCATTAAGTAAACGTGGACCACATATTTATATAGATTACTTGCAAAACAGGAGCGGGCAAACGCTGGCATCTGTGTACAGCCTCAGGCCTGTTGAAGGAGCAAATGCATCTGCCGCATTGGAGTGGAAAGAAGTAAATCATAAACTGCATCCATCCCAGTTCAACATACAAAACATGCCTGAAAGATTGGAAAAGAAACATGATCTTTTTAGTAAAGTACTTACTACTTCAAATAACATACAGAAAGCTTTGAAATTGTTGAATGTCTAA
- the ku gene encoding non-homologous end joining protein Ku, with the protein MKAIWTGSIGFGLVNIPIKMYSAVEESTLDLDMLDKNGHANIKFKRVNEHTGKEVPWENIVRAYMLNDKYVILDDKDFAKASPEKTDHIEIIQFVDEKEIDSTYFEAPYYLEPQKTGGRAYVLLRDALKKTAKAGVGTFVMRNREHVCIIKTIDDVLVLNRIRFAEEIRKTADLKIPTAKSKPAEVKMATSLINQLTKPFDPSKFKDDYSDKLLKVIRAKAKGKQVAYKPMKVVHSNTKDLMEQLKASLSGSGSTKRKAS; encoded by the coding sequence ATGAAAGCGATCTGGACCGGTTCAATTGGTTTTGGGCTTGTAAATATTCCCATAAAAATGTACAGCGCCGTTGAAGAAAGTACACTCGATCTTGATATGCTCGACAAGAATGGGCACGCCAATATAAAATTTAAACGTGTAAATGAACATACTGGCAAAGAAGTGCCATGGGAAAACATAGTGAGAGCATACATGTTGAATGATAAGTATGTAATACTTGACGATAAAGATTTTGCAAAAGCAAGTCCTGAAAAGACAGATCATATAGAGATCATTCAATTCGTTGATGAAAAAGAAATTGATAGTACCTACTTTGAAGCGCCCTATTACCTGGAGCCACAGAAAACCGGAGGCCGTGCCTATGTTTTACTGCGGGATGCGTTAAAAAAAACTGCAAAGGCAGGTGTGGGCACTTTTGTAATGCGCAACAGAGAACATGTTTGTATCATTAAAACAATTGATGATGTATTGGTGCTTAACAGGATTCGTTTTGCAGAAGAAATAAGAAAGACGGCAGATTTAAAAATTCCAACAGCAAAAAGCAAACCTGCAGAAGTAAAGATGGCAACATCTCTAATTAATCAGTTGACAAAACCATTTGATCCATCAAAATTTAAAGATGATTATTCTGACAAACTATTGAAAGTAATTCGCGCAAAAGCAAAAGGTAAACAAGTTGCATATAAGCCTATGAAAGTTGTACATAGCAATACAAAAGACCTGATGGAACAACTAAAGGCAAGCTTATCAGGATCCGGATCAACTAAAAGAAAAGCATCATGA